The sequence gttaataaattaaataactgagtataataatgttttaaaaaatgtgaaataatgtgTGACCATACTTAGATCAGTGTATGTTTTCTCAAAAATTAAATTGGAAACATTGGTTTCATCATTAATTCTCATCAGAAGTGTATTATTCCTCATTGTGCATTTTAACAGGGTCACAGTACACCCTCCTTTTTCTAATAAATCAGACACTCGAAATGTTtgattgaaaacattttttgactGATATATCAAACGAATATAAACCGACGTATGTTCCTTGATTGTATTTGTATCAAACGTCAAAAAACATTCGCAGGGATCCTGTTGACTAGGGCCGAAACctgagaacaaaaaaagaacagtaGTAAGGCTAGTAAGTGCTAGTAAGGCTGCTCAATtaagacaaaaatcataatcacgattattttggccaatattgagatcaCAGTCATTTAAACCAATTACACACAGACTGTTGAGATAACCTAGAAAATACAGTctttaacatttacacattttacatttacattttattcaaagcgacttacattgcattattttatacatctatacataggtatttgcaatcccccggatcaaacccacaaccttgcgttgttaacaaaatgctcttaccactgagctacagaaaagctaTTAAATTTTATTCAActgaataataaatgtaaagaaatagcacagctgaacTGCTGTAAAGGAAAGGGGTGCGTTgtggatttataccacaagaaaGAGAGGATCCATGGTTTGCCAAACGGAATGTGCCACAATAATCGTTTTACctccattattttgtttttgtgattattGAAGACCAAAATTGACGATAACAATTAATTGCTGATATCCATGTCTACAAATATCAaacttttgattgcataaaaaatACTCACAAATGCCAAGACACACGATGAGAATAGTAAGATGTTTGAACCTGATGAAACATGAAAGGGTTTGTTTATGTGCTGAACTACAAGACTCATACAGAAAAGGACAAGTGGAGATACTTTGTATGTACCGACCATCAGCTCTTTAACAGCAACCGAAACTAAAAATCAGTACATTCATTCCCTATGGTGTATTTCCCTATCTCCAACATCActctcatttaaataaaagactCAATCTTCAATCTCAAAATAATCCCAATGGAGATTTGTTACCAGCCATTAACCAGTAAATGTAATCTATTAtgattaatttaatgaataatcctAATAACTACACTAAAAGATAAATATCAGATGTTTAGTCATCGGCTAGCTAGCATGAGCTTAGAAATGATAGCCTTACAAATTGTGATGGTAGGAACAAATCTGTtactaaaacaacaaacaaaagccTGCGGTTTATGTTAAAAGTATCAGAACTTACATGTTAGTAacatctgttttgtttgttttcagtgttgAAAGGCGTACCGGCCTGTACCGGTAAGTAACAAAGGGAAACTATATTACAGGTATGTGGAAACTTTACCATATTTTTTCTGAATGCGTACTGCTATTCAATACTGACATCTCCTGGGCAGTCCTGACCACTGACTCCTGATGTTTTGTTGCATTCTCTCTCCTGTTTAAACttgacacaaaaatgaaaaattctgtcatcatttactcaccctgagaTTGTTCCAAGCCTGAAGACATTTAGAAGGATGTCAGATCTCAtgccccatttactgccatagttggggaaataattaatacattgaaaaaaaatccagaaaatgACCAGAGCATTTTCCTTTATGTTAAGAACATTtccgttaatgctaaaatgcagGGCAAATTTTAAAATACAGGTACATTAACAGTAAATATGAATACcgaaaattatttcatattaatacagtattgCCCTTACcgattttttagagtgtatggtagtcaatggggaatgagatctgacattcttcttaatttcttcctgtgtgttcaacagaacagatacatttatacatgtttgaaacaatctcggggtgagtgaatgatgacggaaattttaagttttgggtgaactatcctttaaggCCATATCCATGTGGAGGACCAGAAGAGTcgtgtgtaaagtaataaagcatttcattgtttaataactaattctacaataaaaataggcattactCCATTTGAGCAAATgagaagagaggatagtctgttgttcactacacgTGTACCAGCGCGTTACCAGCGCCTGTTTATTCTCTAACAGAAAACGTATTATTAGAACTTTCATACTGCACGAGGAAGCAGCAGCGCTGCGGTCATTTTGTcgccgagtctatttatgatgcgcTGCTTTCGCGCAGTTAAAGCGACACGTTACGGTGCTTATGCCCAAAATGCTTATGGATTAACGGGAAATGTATCCATAAGTAAATATAGAGAAGTATTCACAGCGAGTGCGAGCAACGGAGGATGAGCGCTTCGGCAAGTAGAGAAAGCGGTGCGAGTTTTAGACGTTAATGGGCCTTAAAAACGACACACCTTCCGCGAGAatttttcttcttcttaaaAAGTGGTGGGGATAACATatcatacatatacatatttacatatcatatatacatttacatgtacgTCCCAACTATTCCACCCGCAAATCACGACAATGCTCATCTGACATGTCAATGTcagtttatttctatagcactATTACACACAACAGCTGTTGATCAATGTGCTTTACAACAGAAATCAAGagcaatttaaaaacaatacaaaaaataaaaatgtatattaatatagcTCAAAATATACccaattaaaaaacatacacatgtgcATAGACATACAAATTTCACCCGCAGCTTAGCATGCAATAGCAGTACTCAATTTCCAAAAGCCAATTCAAAAAGGTAGGCTTTtaactttgatttaaaaacagataTTGATGAGGCGAATCTAATAGCAGTGAGTAATGCATTCCATAATCTGGGAGCATTTACAGAGAAAGCACGGTCACCCATAGATTTTAGAACACGTAACAATCTCTGATTTGAAGAACAGAGAGGGCAACTGGGCAATATTCAGTAAATCTGAAATGTAAGGAGCGACCAAAACATTGAATGACTTTTAAAATCGACACGATATCTTACAGGCAGCCAGTGAAGAGAAGGTAATATTGGTGTAATATGGTCCCATTTTCTAGCACCTGTCAGAAGCCGGGATAAAACTGATTGGCTAACCTCGTAATACAATGAATTACAGTAGTCTAACCTTGAGGTTAAGAATGCATGAATTATTCTTTCAGAGTTTTTAtaagataaaatatgttttactttaGCCAAAAGACATAACtgaaaaaaacaggattttaaTACCGTATTTATGCTTGTCAAATTTTAAACCATCATCAAACACAAATCCCAGGTTCTTTACCCAAGGTTTTGCAGAGAGTGTTATATTGCAGAGCATTATTTGACTAGAACAATCTGATGGTTTAAGAACTTTCCAGTTTTTTTAGTCGAATGATACTTTTtaaaacctgattggaagatcTCTAAGACCTTATTTTTATCCAAGAAAGTCAGTAATTGTTGGAACACTGTTTTCTCTAAAATCTTTGAAACAAATGCAGATTAGAGACTGGTCTAAAATTTGCTATCACATTTAAGTCAAAATTAGGTTTCTTTAACATTGACGGAACTATAGCATGCTTTAAAGTCTTTCTGGGGACCACGTGTGTTTCCAGACATCACTTAATTATGTCTAAAAGGTAAGGACCCACTACATCTAAAACTTGCTTCAAGAGAGATGGAGGGATGGCATCCATAGAGGAGCCCGATGGATTTAAGTGATCCGCTATTTCTTGTAgatgggagagagagacaggttcAAACTTGATAAACTCCACTTTACACGCCAAAGAGATAGGGATCAGATGAGGGGCAAGATATCCCCAATCTAatgtcaaaaatattatttataaaaaatgtaagaaaatcctcacatattacattttacatttacatttagcagacgcttttatccaaagcgacttacaagtggggtaggtaatggaagcaattgggacagcataagtagaacaaaagcataagtgcaatcaaaaagaagactggtctcatatagcctaacacagtatacagatccattcattcatacatttatttattttatttttttagagaagagaagaaaagagtagagaagagaagagtagagaagaaaatagagtcagaacagatcagtcagatgttggtggaagagatgtgttttcaggcgtttcttaaagatggctacagaatctgcagatcttgtagcagcaggcagatcattccacataggtggaacagatccggagaaggtgcgcgagagagattttttacctttatgggatgacACCACAAGACGTctttcgtttgcagagcgtagggatctggcgggttcatatgtctgcattagcgatttaagataagggtTTGATACAGCAGGATATTCATAAACAGGTGGATTAATAACGGagttaaaaacagtaaaaagtgTTCTTGGTCTATGGTAATTTTTGATAATAAgattagtaaaaaaaacttgattttgcGGGCATTAATGCCTTTTGGTATTTTTGCACTGAGTCCCTTAACATTTCTTGGGAGATCTGCATCTTATCCTTCTTCCATCTTCGCTCTGCTCTTCTCCAGAGGTGCCTCAGGTAGCTGTCAGGTATGTTGTCATCAATCCAAGGGTCAATTTTTGGTTTAGGTTTAAGGGTCTTTACAGAAGCCACTGAGTCTAAAACACATGTGCATGAagcattaaatcaaacaaaagctCCTCTGCACTTAGTTCATGCTGATTTTGTCTCCATACGTACCTCTAAACATGACGTACAAGAAACTAGCCAATCAGCGAGCTTGTTACACATAACCTTTGTATATTTACATCAATTTTAAACTTGTGCTATTTTTCATCAAACCTTTATTTGTCTACTGACTTTTACACGGACCTCCAGCTGCCAACTGAAGCCTGATAAAAGGTTTTTATGAGTGCTCAAAGAACAATAGCCCGCAAAGACTCTTACGGTTCGTGGCATAGAAATCgctgacttttattttgaaaaacaaaaccctTATTTCCGTGTTCTGTCACAGCAGGTCCTGGGTCAGCAGCAGCGTTGAGAGGAGAaatctgatctgagatcagtcgTGTTGAGGCGTTACGGTCACATGACTTCAGTGACAAACACAGCAGAAATGTGATGGTTCCTCATCTGTGTTCAGAGTTGAAACATGTCGATGTTTAAAAGGTGTTTTATCTGCTGTCTGCTGTCTGTCGTCTTCTGTCCTTCGTCTGGATTTATTGGAGGTGGAGATTCGTTTCGACGGAAGGTACATTTAAGACATTTATACCTGCAAAGCACAACAAACATGCTTTGATTGATATACAGAAGTAACTAacgtcacacacacaacagaagcTATTTATTATGTCACTGCTTTACATTTAAGTCTGGGTTTGGTTCGGTTCACTGTACGTTAGTTCGTGAACTACGAATGAGATGTCCCTCTTCCCTCCTTGTCTCTTTATATTCGTATAGTGTGGTATTATCATTATTTATGTCATTATAACAGCTGTTCCCTACAAAACACCTTACGCGAGTTATAATAAGTGgataaaaaacaatatgttgtgGTTATATGATGAGTCTTTGATTTTTGTAAGGTGTCTGTAGAAGTGAACCCAGGTCTGAAGCCTCCCTCCACACTGCCCCCTGGAGTCAATCTCGTGCACGTGCGGGCACTGGGTCAGAATGACACCCTGCACTTCCTCTTCTGTAACCAGGGGGCGCCATCACTTCTGCTCgtgcacacaaacaccacagaGTCCACAGTGCATGTGAACTGGCCGGAGTTTATTAACCGCAGTTCCTCAGGCGGCCTGCAGGTGGAGCCACAGAGCAGCGTACAGTACAGCAGAGCTCTCATCATCACCAGGGTGAGATGGGTTTTAAAACATGGTTGTCCACTTTCAGAAGTCGTTATGATGCTTTCTCTTCCAGAATATGACACatgtatgttatgtttttaccaACTTTATCACATCATTTAGCAAGTTTTAACACTTCTATTCTAATTTAATTTTAGATATttatcataaatgtaaatattctgtTACCGGGATGGCTTCGCCTCGaccaaaaaaagcattttactaaataaatatgattaaaagaAGAACGAGTAATGAATAGATTGagtaatgatgtgtgtgttggtgtcAGTTGTGGGAGTACAGTGACGTCAATAACACAGCAGACCCACAACACACATCAGAGTCCAGTTTCTACCCACCGTATGAGCTGCAAGACTTCATCTGGTCAGAGTTTAACCAATCAGATCACAGGATCAGAATCTGTGGAGGTGACAGAACGGCTGCCAGCTTTACTAACGGCACCTTCTGTCTGCAGGTGAGGaacaaccacaaacacacaaacacatgacgTCTGCTGTAGAATCACACGTGTGTCTGATCTCTGTCATCAGATCTCAGCGTTCGAGTCAGAAGGTCGTGAGTCAGCGTGGCCAGGTCTCCTTCATAACTCAAACTCCTCTCAGCTGCGTGTGTCTCTGGAAGGTGTGACGGCGCGGGTGAATTACTCCAGATTCTCTCTGGAGCTGCAGTCTGTCGGAGACTCTGGGTTTCTGGGAAGAGTTGATGTCCACAGGTCTATCGATGATGAATACACACCCTCCATCTTTAAGGTGAAATGAAAGACACAAAAGGTATTTTCCGGCCTGTGTAAATGTGTGGTGTCGTCTCCTGATGATTTGTCTCTGGATGTTTGTCGTCAGGTGTCGCAGTGGGTGTCATTTCCAGTGAACAGCAGCAGGGTTTGGGGTTACGCTCAGTGGAAGCCGGTGGCGTATCGTAAGTCCAGCCCTGTGACCGAAGACGCCACACCCTGCAGACACTCTGAACCCGTTCCCATCGCCCGTCCTCCTCCCTCGGCTCTCATTCAGGCCTATTTCAGCCATGGGCCTCAGACATACGGACTGAACGTCAGCTTCGGGATCGCCGGCGACGCCTTTTACAACGCCACCAATTACCTCAGCTGGTGAGTGtgttaaaacaatacatttcttcTCTATACATTAAACGTATGTTTCACAGAGACAAGAGTTTATATCAGGTGTTAATGATTGTGTgttgggtttgtgtgtgttccagctgatttatgatttgtttggtgaactctgacctctgGTTTCCTCTACAGGACTGTGTTAATGGGTGTGGGTGATCCTCCGGTGGACTCTTTCTCAGTGTTTATCATTTGCATCATGGCCGTGGGTCTGGGCACGCCGCTGGTTCTTATCATTGTGGGTGTAGTTTTTCTTTGGGTCCGCAAGAGGACGTCACAAAGCTCAGGCTACGAGGCAATCAACTGATCTTACGGAAGACGCTCCGCCCTCATACACACGTTGGTGTCACAGTCCATCAACAAGATCTCTCTGGATTGGTTGGCGCTGTCTGGATCGGCCAATCAGGAATTAATGTTTCATACGGAACTGAAGGTCAGAAAAGAAATGTATCTAATCCATTGATGATTACActtcattctgttttttttctacagaattatttttcaaaggtgttttttgtctattttgtcTTCTGTGAAATAATCTGATCCGCCTGATATGTGATGGGGAACGTGTAGCACATTTTAAAGTCAAGAACACACACTTTTCAGAATCAAAAACTGCACTTAAAGAGTTTCTCAGGGATTCTGACTGTTGGACTCCAGTGAAATCACCTTTTATTCTAATAATGTAATGaatcatgtgttttttaaagagaattTATAATAAAGAACAGTTTCgcttataaaacaaacaaattttacCTGTAAATGTTTGAGGaatatttagtaacattaacatttattgacACCTGAATAACAGAGTCTGAATGtaaatatacttttgtttctCTATATAAATTTGTTGACTGGCATGtgtctgtttctttgttttttattaatgacGAGTTTTAATGATGCCAAAATAATATTGCAAGAACATTCATGTTTAACTTCATGACacacatttgaaatgattcatcAGGACACATaattaaaatcacaacacaGCATTGACAAACATCAGTAAACACATGAAAGATATTTAACAAATCATTGTGCTGTTAACAATTATAATGATACgacaaaagaacaacaacatAGTAAACAAATGGAACATCTGGAACATTACACATCAAAATACTGTTCTGTAGGACAAAGCAAATGACTTCATGTATTTTAGATTATATTTCGTCCCATCAAGAGAAGAAATGAGCAATTATATTTGGCTTTATAGAAATTTGAAAGAGACTTTCTTCATCAATCACCATAAAAACTCTTTATCATAATGCGTCCAAACCTTTGACTTCTGTGCATAATCAGATTTTTGATCTCTTTCTTTTGACATGAGCTTCAGAGTGCTAACTGAGAGTcttgtgtgtttacatatttgCGTTCACCCCCACCTTCTTTGTTTTGGGGGCGGGGCTGTAGTGGGCGTGGCAACATCAAACACCACCTCCTGCCCCTCAGCTGAGCAGATGAAGTAAATGTTTGCCCCCAGCAGAGGAAGAAGCGGCAGGAAAGAGAGGCCGAAGCCCAACGCTCGACCGCTGCTCCCGAACACAGCACACGCCCAATAAATCAGTCTGAAATAATAATCAATTAATATTAAACCGAGAACATGTGATCATTCATTTCTGACTCATAAACACAAGACGCACCTGCCAAACACAAATATGATGGTGAGGACAGGAACCAGCTTCAGCACTTCCTGTTGGGCGTACGTTGCCATGATGGCAAGCTGCAGGAAATAGAGCAGGTAGAGATGGAGCGAGTCTCTGACGTAGTGGCTGTGAACTGACACCTCACGATTCTTCCACGTCCCGTCAAACAGAGGACTCACGGTGCCATACTTCAGACGAGAGACACCCTGAACCAACACGCCTAAAACatggggagagggagagagagagagagagagagagagcaaagaaTGTGTGTTTACAGGTGTGATGTCTACAGGGTCACAAGAGCCACAGACGGTTTAATCCTACAGAATAAATGACTTTTCATGCGAAGCAAAATCTTTTGAGCATGAGAAAGTGAATATTCTCTCACCCAACACTATAGGAATAGATGCAAAGAAAGCACAGCGCAGTGTGTAGATCAGCCTGAGGGGGGCGCCGTCGAGAGGAGGGGGATTAAAGGGCAGCAGCTTGTAACCGCCCCACGTCAATAATGGAAACATCACTGCAGCGGccgatacaaacacacacaacctcacCGTCTCTCCACAGACACTgtctgagaaagagagagagagacagagagagagagagagagagagagaatcattTAATAATGACTCTATTAAAACTGTAGTCCACTGTTAATGTATATTAAAGTGTTCTGTAATAAGTACTACGGTGAGTtaataaactgtagtaaataatGCTTTTTAGACTAGTTAGACTTTAacatttactttagtaaactgtagtaaactgcagtatattaaagtaaacactactctctgtttatatatactatactattgtgaagtatttaaaatattgaattaataAATTGTAGTAGATGTATtagtatacttaaatataattagggaattttactacagtttactcaAGTAAACACTACAGTATTCTTTTATGGTTTTGGCCTTTTAGCGGATCCACCGCAGTTCAGAATGTTGATGTAGTAAAAATCATTTGACGTAAATTttaagcaaataataaaaataaaataaatattttatttgaccatatatttttttttttacatcaatatgtactaaaaataaagctttgttATTATACTAAAAGCCAAATATGTAAAACTACGAAGAACATTTCTCAGTCATGCATGTGATGAAAGTAAATGTTGTTTCACCTCTGGGCTTGTCGATCTCATCAATCCACTGCGGATGGAAGCGTTCTGATTGGCTCGCGTGAAAGTTTTGTGGATGTAGAGGCACTTTCTCAATCTCCATCTCCTCTTTCATTACAGGGTTTTCATTCAGGTCCTCCTGATGTCCTGTGGGTTTCACTATCATGACGTTTGGAGTGAAGGCCTGTCTCGCTTTCTCTGACATCCACGTCACCTGGATGAGGTCATCGTCATCaccatcatcttcatcatcagcCAATGAGCCATCATCTTCCTCCTTTATCAGACctccttcatcatcatcattcctCTTGTCCTCCACATccttccatctctctctctcctccggCTCTTTCTCCTGCTCTCGGCCGGACATCCATCCCTCAGGTGAGCTGTTCTCTGTTCCTCTGATCTCGAGCACCTGCACGCTGTCAGACTCCAGCAGATCTCCATCAGGCCTCTGAGGATCTGTGAGGTTTTTGCTGTTCTCTTCAGATGCTTCAGGTTGAAAAACCAGAACGTCTGTCATTTTACTTTGTGAACTGGATTACTGATCTGTTCATGAATGCATCTATCACGTGTTTGTTC comes from Triplophysa dalaica isolate WHDGS20190420 chromosome 25, ASM1584641v1, whole genome shotgun sequence and encodes:
- the tmem79a gene encoding transmembrane protein 79; protein product: MTDVLVFQPEASEENSKNLTDPQRPDGDLLESDSVQVLEIRGTENSSPEGWMSGREQEKEPEERERWKDVEDKRNDDDEGGLIKEEDDGSLADDEDDGDDDDLIQVTWMSEKARQAFTPNVMIVKPTGHQEDLNENPVMKEEMEIEKVPLHPQNFHASQSERFHPQWIDEIDKPRDSVCGETVRLCVFVSAAAVMFPLLTWGGYKLLPFNPPPLDGAPLRLIYTLRCAFFASIPIVLGVLVQGVSRLKYGTVSPLFDGTWKNREVSVHSHYVRDSLHLYLLYFLQLAIMATYAQQEVLKLVPVLTIIFVFGRLIYWACAVFGSSGRALGFGLSFLPLLPLLGANIYFICSAEGQEVVFDVATPTTAPPPKQRRWG
- the glmp gene encoding glycosylated lysosomal membrane protein, translated to MSMFKRCFICCLLSVVFCPSSGFIGGGDSFRRKVSVEVNPGLKPPSTLPPGVNLVHVRALGQNDTLHFLFCNQGAPSLLLVHTNTTESTVHVNWPEFINRSSSGGLQVEPQSSVQYSRALIITRLWEYSDVNNTADPQHTSESSFYPPYELQDFIWSEFNQSDHRIRICGGDRTAASFTNGTFCLQISAFESEGRESAWPGLLHNSNSSQLRVSLEGVTARVNYSRFSLELQSVGDSGFLGRVDVHRSIDDEYTPSIFKVSQWVSFPVNSSRVWGYAQWKPVAYRKSSPVTEDATPCRHSEPVPIARPPPSALIQAYFSHGPQTYGLNVSFGIAGDAFYNATNYLSWTVLMGVGDPPVDSFSVFIICIMAVGLGTPLVLIIVGVVFLWVRKRTSQSSGYEAIN